A window of Mesoplasma chauliocola contains these coding sequences:
- a CDS encoding potassium channel family protein, giving the protein MAKKKSIAIIGVSNFSLSVIKTLVDKKQQVTVFDYDEDKLNLYLSEYEYGVDVVVLDSTNKIALAKNGIKAYDVVIVGVGTNIEAGLMTVLNLIDLECENIIARARDEKHKRILTALGLSDNQIILPDALAGNIVAARSMFNIDLDVDVQSIDEDFVSTTLSLTNHNIFNKTILSAGLSTTKDFNIIQIRRKGKILLPDDYTELKENDDVVVFARTTVINELAEKIQGGAKDKKDVNDELVIFDELENDNYKHLTKTVESKIKAETEFEPTAADDLFDSIIFDDNLNETIDTSNLEKNKKSLKNK; this is encoded by the coding sequence ATGGCAAAGAAAAAAAGTATTGCAATTATTGGGGTTTCAAACTTCAGTTTATCAGTGATAAAAACATTAGTTGACAAAAAGCAACAAGTTACTGTTTTTGACTATGATGAAGACAAATTAAATTTATATTTATCAGAATATGAATATGGTGTTGATGTTGTAGTTTTAGATTCAACAAACAAAATTGCATTAGCTAAAAACGGAATTAAAGCTTATGATGTTGTTATTGTTGGAGTTGGAACAAACATTGAAGCAGGACTTATGACTGTTTTAAATTTAATTGACTTAGAATGTGAAAACATTATTGCTAGAGCTAGGGACGAAAAACATAAAAGAATTCTTACAGCATTGGGATTAAGCGACAATCAAATTATTCTTCCTGATGCTTTAGCTGGAAATATTGTTGCTGCTAGATCAATGTTTAATATTGATTTAGATGTAGATGTTCAATCAATTGATGAAGATTTTGTTTCAACAACTTTAAGTCTTACAAACCACAATATATTCAATAAAACAATTTTATCAGCTGGCCTTTCTACTACAAAAGATTTTAATATTATTCAAATTCGTCGCAAGGGAAAAATTTTACTACCTGATGACTATACAGAATTAAAAGAAAATGATGATGTTGTAGTTTTTGCTAGAACTACAGTTATTAATGAATTGGCTGAAAAAATTCAAGGTGGGGCAAAAGATAAAAAAGACGTTAATGACGAATTAGTTATTTTTGATGAACTTGAAAATGACAACTATAAACATTTAACAAAAACTGTTGAAAGTAAAATTAAAGCTGAAACTGAGTTTGAACCTACAGCTGCTGATGATTTATTTGATTCAATTATATTTGATGATAATTTAAATGAAACAATTGATACTTCAAATTTAGAGAAAAATAAAAAATCACTTAAAAACAAATAG
- a CDS encoding TrkH family potassium uptake protein, whose protein sequence is MNGGNQMGTKKNKSDKSEWFKFKKDNSKKDKFDPQHAFLKLKTWWPLSKVSGRIFLIYLFIVLFGGFLLCIPGIVVNNDLNGYDFRWDYLTGIFTASSAFSDTGINIIDPSHDYTFWGQLILLILIEMGGIGVLTLKIILFISINKKISLNDTIVAQSERGNDVKSSTIELIKDGFIWLTIVQLIAAGILFFLFFFSEPASETLTWNATENKYTQLDVVSPYHNFMRSIWFAVFHSTSAINNAGYDIVSTSSLQPYNVEGHQVYAIQIVFLLEWVIGGLGYPTFHDIKRKIKARRVGQKVKFSLFTKLNFYVYFSLAILGPLMIFASEYSNQSNSLIFNYYSYQIDPLTHMNTNVIIAEAKPGYVVAMDIIFNTTACRNAGFSTVPINDFNASSKTILSALMFIGSAPSSTAGGIRTTTFAIILLSTWAVIRNKSYTSAFKKIIPAETVRRSFSVFFISVFILTIVIILIYFDSNAYLTPGMVTGSNNELIQNQGDASVVQILTLITSAYGTVGMNPFTQQQMYNFGTLTKLLIILCMFLGQLGISNTLLAFIKPSKKTNFKYLEEDVTIG, encoded by the coding sequence ATGAATGGGGGTAATCAAATGGGTACTAAAAAAAATAAATCAGACAAGTCTGAATGATTTAAATTTAAAAAAGATAACTCTAAAAAAGATAAATTTGACCCTCAACACGCATTTTTAAAACTTAAAACTTGATGACCATTATCTAAAGTTTCAGGAAGAATTTTTTTAATTTATTTATTTATTGTTTTATTTGGTGGATTCTTATTGTGTATTCCTGGAATTGTAGTTAACAATGATTTAAATGGATATGATTTTAGATGAGATTACCTAACAGGAATATTTACAGCCTCAAGTGCTTTTAGTGATACTGGTATTAATATTATTGATCCATCCCATGATTATACTTTTTGAGGTCAATTAATTTTACTTATTTTAATTGAAATGGGTGGTATTGGAGTTTTAACTTTAAAAATAATTTTATTCATTTCGATTAATAAAAAGATTTCATTAAACGATACTATAGTTGCTCAATCTGAACGCGGAAATGATGTAAAGTCATCAACAATTGAATTAATTAAAGATGGTTTTATATGACTAACAATTGTTCAGCTAATTGCAGCAGGCATTTTATTCTTCTTATTTTTCTTTTCAGAACCAGCTTCTGAGACTTTAACATGAAATGCAACTGAAAATAAATATACTCAATTAGATGTTGTTTCACCTTATCATAATTTTATGAGATCAATTTGATTTGCAGTATTTCATTCTACTAGTGCTATTAATAATGCTGGTTATGATATTGTTTCAACAAGCTCTTTACAGCCATATAATGTTGAAGGGCATCAAGTTTATGCAATTCAAATAGTTTTCTTATTAGAATGAGTTATTGGTGGATTAGGTTATCCAACTTTTCATGATATTAAAAGAAAAATTAAAGCAAGAAGAGTTGGACAAAAAGTAAAATTTAGTTTGTTTACTAAATTAAATTTCTATGTTTATTTCTCACTAGCAATTTTAGGACCACTAATGATTTTTGCAAGCGAGTATTCTAATCAATCAAACTCATTGATATTTAATTACTACAGTTATCAAATTGATCCATTAACTCACATGAATACAAATGTAATTATTGCAGAAGCTAAACCTGGTTATGTTGTAGCCATGGACATTATATTTAATACAACAGCATGTAGAAATGCAGGATTTTCAACTGTTCCAATTAATGACTTTAACGCTTCATCAAAAACTATTTTATCTGCATTAATGTTTATTGGTTCAGCCCCATCTTCAACCGCTGGAGGAATTAGAACAACAACATTTGCAATTATCTTATTATCAACTTGAGCAGTTATTAGAAATAAAAGTTATACAAGTGCATTTAAAAAAATAATTCCTGCAGAAACGGTTAGAAGAAGTTTTTCAGTATTCTTTATTTCAGTATTTATTTTAACTATTGTTATTATATTAATATACTTTGATTCAAATGCTTATTTAACACCGGGTATGGTTACTGGTTCAAATAATGAACTAATTCAAAATCAAGGAGATGCAAGTGTAGTACAAATTTTGACATTAATTACTAGTGCTTATGGAACTGTTGGTATGAATCCATTTACTCAACAACAAATGTATAATTTTGGAACATTAACTAAATTATTAATAATTTTATGTATGTTCTTAGGACAATTAGGAATTTCAAATACATTATTAGCATTTATTAAACCATCAAAGAAAACTAACTTTAAATATTTAGAAGAAGACGTAACAATAGGGTAG
- a CDS encoding bifunctional 5,10-methylenetetrahydrofolate dehydrogenase/5,10-methenyltetrahydrofolate cyclohydrolase, which yields MIILDGKQIALKRKTKLAQKISEYQNKGFRKPKLIVIMVGNDPASEVYVSHKIKIANQVGIQSELLRFESNIKKEDLYNKINELNQNSNIDGILLQLPLPIDFVEEDYLQAIIPQKDVDGFHYINQGKMLQGYETIYPCTPLGIINLLEEYKISVKNKDITLIGTSNIVGKPLGMMLLNKQATVTLCNKNTLDIKKHTLAADIIISATGQKFIITEDMIKQNAVVIDVGIIRDLTNNKLVGDVDFESVSKKASYITPVPGGVGPMTVITLMENTFSLYEKHINN from the coding sequence ATGATTATTTTAGATGGAAAGCAAATCGCATTAAAAAGAAAAACTAAATTAGCACAAAAAATTTCAGAATACCAAAATAAAGGTTTTAGAAAGCCAAAACTTATTGTTATTATGGTAGGTAATGATCCTGCAAGTGAAGTCTATGTATCTCATAAAATTAAAATAGCTAATCAAGTTGGTATTCAATCTGAATTATTAAGGTTTGAATCAAATATTAAAAAAGAAGATTTGTATAACAAAATTAATGAATTAAATCAAAATTCAAATATTGATGGAATATTATTACAATTGCCTTTGCCAATAGATTTTGTTGAAGAAGATTATTTACAAGCAATTATTCCGCAAAAAGATGTTGATGGCTTTCATTATATTAATCAAGGAAAAATGTTACAGGGATATGAAACAATTTATCCTTGTACACCTTTAGGTATTATTAATTTATTAGAAGAATATAAAATATCTGTAAAAAACAAAGATATTACTTTAATTGGCACAAGTAATATTGTGGGTAAACCATTAGGGATGATGTTATTAAATAAACAAGCAACTGTTACATTGTGCAATAAAAATACTTTAGATATTAAAAAGCACACTTTAGCAGCAGATATTATTATTAGCGCAACAGGACAAAAGTTTATTATTACTGAAGATATGATTAAACAAAATGCTGTAGTAATTGATGTTGGAATTATTCGTGACTTAACTAATAATAAACTTGTAGGTGATGTAGATTTTGAATCTGTTAGTAAAAAAGCAAGTTATATAACTCCGGTTCCAGGTGGGGTTGGACCAATGACTGTTATTACTTTAATGGAAAATACATTTTCTTTATATGAAAAACATATTAATAACTAA
- a CDS encoding HAD family hydrolase, whose product MKKFIAFSDCDGTLLFDDYKFSEYTINTVKDVYENGNYLIPVTARTLKNLKSIAKQLKIDELGGIIAGNNGAQIYDFKTNQYILNSIIDKKMIKEVFELYYSENDEDKECKVNFSCENVIYSFGESENTKKWAEIMEQEFKVIKSYREIIEDVVSISIITKKGTNLEAYLHHFNKIKNKYGEQYRIDNYHNRVVSIAPKDIDKGYAVDIINKYLNNTGKFVTYGFGDSYNDFALLAAVDYGVAMQNALEELKENAYDITDYPNYDDGVAKYINEKIINKK is encoded by the coding sequence ATGAAAAAATTCATAGCATTTAGTGATTGTGATGGAACTTTATTATTTGATGATTACAAATTTTCTGAATATACAATTAATACAGTAAAAGATGTATATGAAAATGGTAATTATTTAATACCAGTTACAGCAAGAACATTAAAAAATTTAAAAAGCATAGCTAAACAACTAAAAATTGATGAACTTGGAGGCATTATTGCAGGTAATAATGGAGCTCAAATTTATGACTTTAAAACTAATCAATATATTTTAAATAGCATTATTGATAAAAAAATGATTAAAGAGGTTTTTGAATTATATTATTCAGAAAATGATGAAGACAAAGAATGTAAAGTTAATTTCTCATGTGAAAATGTAATTTATTCTTTTGGAGAATCAGAAAATACAAAAAAATGAGCAGAAATAATGGAACAAGAATTTAAAGTTATTAAAAGTTATAGAGAAATCATTGAAGATGTTGTGAGCATTTCAATAATTACAAAAAAAGGAACAAATTTGGAGGCATATTTACACCATTTTAATAAAATTAAAAATAAATATGGTGAACAATATAGAATTGATAATTATCACAATAGAGTTGTAAGTATAGCTCCTAAAGATATTGATAAAGGTTATGCAGTTGATATTATAAATAAATATTTAAATAATACTGGCAAATTTGTAACATATGGTTTTGGTGACAGTTATAATGACTTTGCTTTACTTGCAGCAGTTGATTATGGTGTTGCTATGCAAAATGCTTTAGAAGAACTTAAAGAAAATGCTTATGATATAACAGATTACCCAAACTATGATGATGGTGTAGCAAAATATATTAATGAAAAAATAATAAATAAAAAATAA
- a CDS encoding GMP reductase, whose product MYAFDYEDIQLIPNKCIVNSRSECNTSVTLGKFTFKMPVVPANMATVINEEISEKLAEQSYFYVMHRFDFDAISFIKKMKSKSLISSISVGVKKQDFKLIEELSKLDLIPEYITIDIAHGHANSVREMIEHIRKYMSDSTFIIAGNVATPQAVRDLEYWGADATKVGVGPGKVCITKLKTGFGTGGWQLGAIKWCSKAATKPIIADGGLRVNGDIAKSIRFGATMCMIGSLFAAHEESPGKNVVVNDILYKEYYGSASEYNKGEKRYVEGKKELIKVRGKLMDTYREMQEDLQSSISYAGGKKLKAIKNVDYVILKTSNF is encoded by the coding sequence ATGTACGCTTTTGATTATGAAGATATTCAGTTAATACCAAATAAATGTATTGTTAACTCAAGAAGTGAATGTAATACATCAGTAACTTTAGGTAAATTTACTTTTAAAATGCCAGTTGTGCCTGCGAACATGGCAACCGTTATAAATGAAGAAATTAGTGAAAAACTTGCTGAACAAAGTTATTTTTATGTTATGCATAGATTTGATTTTGATGCTATTTCATTTATTAAAAAAATGAAAAGTAAAAGTTTAATTTCATCAATTAGTGTTGGAGTAAAAAAACAAGATTTTAAATTAATTGAAGAATTAAGTAAATTAGATTTAATTCCAGAGTATATAACTATTGATATAGCTCATGGGCATGCTAATAGTGTTAGAGAGATGATTGAACATATAAGAAAGTATATGTCTGATAGTACATTTATTATTGCTGGTAATGTAGCAACACCACAAGCTGTTAGAGATTTAGAATATTGAGGAGCAGATGCAACAAAAGTTGGAGTTGGTCCTGGTAAAGTTTGTATTACAAAACTAAAAACAGGTTTTGGAACAGGTGGTTGACAACTTGGAGCTATAAAATGATGTAGTAAAGCAGCTACAAAACCAATAATTGCTGATGGTGGATTAAGAGTCAATGGAGATATAGCAAAATCAATTAGGTTTGGAGCAACAATGTGTATGATTGGTAGCTTATTTGCTGCTCATGAAGAATCACCTGGCAAAAATGTTGTTGTTAATGATATTTTATATAAAGAATACTATGGTAGTGCTAGTGAATATAATAAAGGTGAAAAAAGATATGTAGAAGGGAAAAAAGAACTTATTAAAGTACGTGGTAAGTTAATGGACACATACAGAGAAATGCAAGAGGATTTACAATCTTCAATTTCATATGCTGGTGGTAAAAAACTAAAAGCCATTAAAAATGTTGATTACGTTATTTTAAAAACAAGCAATTTTTAA
- a CDS encoding MerR family transcriptional regulator, translating to MNNINKTIIQDNELAKNNIKSLNKQKLGIKEIATIFDVSEQTIRFYDSKGLLPFFEREDNNYRYVTVENLQWFKMVFLLRSAGMEIKNIKEYINLCMEGDSTVPQRLKIIQDQKKDLVFKIKGLQSELELLTSKEKHYKKILEENILDEWNPVNFQEIIEKKLK from the coding sequence ATGAATAATATAAATAAAACAATAATACAAGACAATGAACTTGCTAAAAATAATATCAAATCTCTAAATAAGCAAAAACTAGGAATAAAAGAAATAGCAACTATTTTTGATGTTTCAGAACAAACAATTAGATTTTATGATTCTAAAGGCTTACTTCCATTTTTTGAAAGAGAAGATAATAACTATCGCTATGTAACTGTTGAAAATTTACAGTGATTTAAAATGGTTTTCTTATTAAGATCAGCTGGAATGGAAATAAAAAATATTAAAGAATATATTAATCTTTGTATGGAAGGTGACTCAACTGTTCCACAAAGATTGAAAATAATTCAAGATCAAAAGAAAGATTTAGTTTTTAAAATTAAAGGACTTCAGTCTGAATTAGAGCTTCTAACAAGCAAAGAAAAGCATTATAAAAAGATTCTTGAAGAGAATATACTTGATGAATGGAATCCAGTTAATTTTCAAGAAATAATTGAAAAAAAACTAAAATAA
- a CDS encoding SDR family oxidoreductase produces MKNKVWFVTGAGQGIGLVVTKELLKRGHKVIATSRNKSKIEEAIGTNENLLALSVDIKDLKAVESAVKSGVEKFGEIDVLLNNAGYSQMWTFEETDMEDIKGNIETNLIGTLNVTHAVLPVMRKQKHGHIYITSSAWGYGTVPYNSVYAVVKFGLDGFAESISHELKTVGISISSIKPGGVRTNFLTSDSLQTGKSTIEEYAAGRDEWVNTVKSWNGYQDGNPQKYAEFIIGLTEKDSVPPMHIFAGRDSYEIAKNKIAAVQKDMDELEAQATNLHFEN; encoded by the coding sequence ATGAAAAATAAAGTTTGATTTGTAACAGGAGCCGGACAAGGAATTGGACTAGTAGTTACTAAAGAATTATTAAAAAGAGGGCATAAAGTTATTGCGACAAGTCGTAATAAATCTAAAATAGAAGAAGCAATAGGGACAAATGAAAACTTATTAGCTTTATCAGTAGATATTAAAGATTTAAAAGCTGTCGAAAGTGCAGTTAAATCAGGAGTTGAAAAATTTGGAGAAATCGATGTTTTATTAAACAATGCAGGTTATTCACAAATGTGAACTTTTGAAGAAACAGATATGGAAGACATAAAAGGAAACATCGAAACTAACTTAATTGGTACTTTAAATGTTACTCATGCAGTTTTACCAGTAATGCGTAAACAAAAACATGGACACATTTATATTACTTCATCAGCTTGAGGATATGGTACTGTTCCTTACAATAGTGTGTATGCTGTTGTTAAATTTGGTTTAGATGGATTCGCAGAATCAATTAGCCATGAATTAAAAACTGTAGGAATTAGTATTTCAAGTATTAAACCTGGTGGAGTAAGAACAAACTTCTTAACATCAGATTCATTACAAACTGGTAAATCAACAATTGAAGAATATGCAGCAGGTAGAGATGAATGAGTTAACACAGTTAAATCATGAAATGGTTACCAAGATGGAAATCCACAAAAATATGCAGAATTTATTATTGGATTAACAGAAAAAGATTCAGTTCCTCCAATGCACATTTTTGCAGGTAGAGATTCTTATGAAATTGCTAAAAACAAAATTGCTGCAGTTCAAAAAGATATGGATGAATTAGAAGCTCAAGCAACTAATTTACATTTTGAAAATTAA
- a CDS encoding SDR family oxidoreductase codes for MKNKVWFITGASQGFGLGITKKLLEQGHQVAATTRNPQKLIDELGANENLLALKVDLSNQKEIDTAVEQTVAKFGTIDILLNNAGYGQLWTFEESTDQQIRDCFEINFFGTINVTRAVLPVMRKQKYGHIFTTSSIWGYVGVPYNSTYAAVKFATDGWTESISHELKPFGITVSCIKPGGFRTNFLSSGSLITGEETIADYKEGRDEWFNNLASFDKQQDGDPERYCDFVINITKNENVPPIHIFTGRDSYQYAEEKIKQIREDMETIKTEATDLHVR; via the coding sequence ATGAAAAATAAAGTATGATTTATTACCGGAGCAAGTCAAGGATTTGGTTTAGGGATAACAAAAAAACTTTTAGAGCAAGGACATCAAGTAGCTGCAACTACTAGAAATCCCCAAAAATTAATTGATGAATTAGGGGCAAATGAAAACTTATTAGCTTTAAAAGTAGATCTTTCAAATCAGAAGGAAATAGATACAGCTGTTGAGCAAACTGTTGCTAAGTTTGGAACAATTGACATTTTGTTAAACAATGCTGGATATGGTCAACTATGAACATTTGAAGAATCAACAGATCAACAAATTAGAGATTGTTTTGAAATAAACTTTTTTGGAACAATTAATGTTACTCGTGCAGTTTTACCAGTAATGCGTAAACAAAAATATGGACATATATTTACAACTTCATCAATTTGAGGATATGTAGGTGTTCCTTATAATAGTACTTATGCAGCCGTTAAATTTGCAACTGATGGTTGAACAGAATCAATTAGTCATGAACTAAAACCTTTTGGTATCACTGTTTCATGTATTAAACCAGGTGGATTTAGAACAAACTTTTTAAGTTCTGGATCACTAATCACTGGTGAAGAAACAATTGCTGATTACAAAGAGGGCAGAGATGAATGATTTAATAATTTAGCATCATTTGACAAACAACAAGATGGAGATCCAGAAAGATATTGTGATTTCGTTATCAATATTACTAAAAATGAAAATGTTCCTCCAATTCATATTTTCACTGGTAGAGATTCATATCAATACGCTGAAGAAAAAATAAAACAAATTAGAGAAGACATGGAAACTATCAAAACTGAAGCAACAGATTTACACGTTAGATAA
- the pfkA gene encoding 6-phosphofructokinase: MKRIGVLTSGGDAPGMNNAIAGVVKAAEAQGIEVYGVRDGYKGLINGWFEKLDSKFALEIISKGGTVLGSARLPEFKEETVRQKAVEQLKSHNIEALVVIGGDGSYMGAQRLTEMGINCIGLPGTIDNDIVSSDYTIGFDTALNTVIEAVEKIRDTMQSHNRAAVIEVMGNGCGDLVTYAAIATQAEIFSPSESKLSVEEICEQAKKMADVKQRSLIILVSEKQFDSHDLAKKVQEASGYETRATVLGHIQRGGHPSGMDRYLAFTAAIYAVEKLIEGKGGLYIGLSDNKLVARDIESTLNMPKPDKTEFIKKIRLLNAKISK; encoded by the coding sequence ATGAAAAGAATTGGAGTTTTAACTTCAGGAGGAGATGCACCTGGAATGAATAATGCAATTGCTGGAGTTGTTAAGGCAGCTGAAGCACAAGGTATTGAAGTTTATGGTGTAAGAGACGGATATAAGGGTTTAATTAATGGTTGATTTGAAAAATTAGATTCTAAATTTGCTTTAGAAATTATTTCAAAGGGTGGAACTGTTTTAGGTTCGGCTAGATTACCAGAATTTAAAGAAGAGACGGTTAGACAAAAGGCTGTTGAACAATTAAAATCTCATAATATTGAAGCACTTGTTGTTATTGGTGGAGATGGAAGTTACATGGGAGCCCAAAGATTAACTGAAATGGGAATTAACTGTATTGGTTTACCAGGAACAATTGATAATGATATTGTTTCAAGTGATTATACAATTGGATTTGATACTGCATTGAACACTGTTATTGAAGCAGTTGAAAAAATTCGCGATACTATGCAATCACACAATCGTGCAGCTGTTATTGAAGTAATGGGTAATGGCTGTGGAGATTTAGTAACTTATGCAGCTATTGCAACTCAAGCAGAAATATTTTCACCAAGTGAAAGCAAATTATCAGTTGAAGAAATTTGCGAACAAGCTAAAAAAATGGCAGATGTTAAACAAAGAAGTCTAATTATTTTAGTAAGTGAAAAACAATTTGATTCTCATGATTTAGCTAAAAAAGTTCAAGAAGCTAGTGGGTATGAAACTAGAGCTACAGTTTTAGGGCATATTCAGAGGGGTGGACATCCTTCAGGGATGGATCGCTATTTAGCTTTCACTGCTGCAATTTATGCGGTTGAAAAATTAATTGAAGGTAAAGGTGGTCTATATATTGGGCTAAGTGATAACAAATTAGTAGCTAGAGACATTGAATCAACATTAAATATGCCAAAACCAGATAAAACAGAATTTATTAAAAAAATAAGATTATTAAACGCAAAGATATCAAAATAG
- the pyk gene encoding pyruvate kinase, whose translation MNKKELQARVKRTKIITTTGPSTNEPAQIKELFENGMTTIRLNFSHGDFEEQGYRIAGAKKVREELGKPVSILLDTKGPEIRVGKFVDGKQEVNANQPITIYTDAESFKNKECLSGEMTVAYDMSVDLKIGDTILIDDGKLEMTVEEVKPGIVKAIAFNSHLVKTNKRVNLPGVDFSMPFLAEKDINDIKYGVEQGVDYIAASFVNSAENVKEIRDILAEANGSDIQIISKIESQVGIDNIDAIIEASDGIMIARGDLGLEIPYYDVPYWEKIIIRKCREAGKVVIVATQMLETMTENPAPTRAEVTDVYFATELGADATMLSGESAAGDYPFITVNTMATINKRAEIEFYKKAYYQTQLENAKKTTSGPRADIAMDLAERTRDGQYEFAVVLSRTGALLKTISKFRPNVTILGVSESERLWTAFGVWHSIFMNKTANLLELEENNTEISKIAKLWGAKEGSKILVVRNKDIREITVA comes from the coding sequence ATGAACAAGAAAGAATTACAAGCGCGTGTAAAACGTACTAAAATTATTACTACAACTGGTCCATCAACAAACGAACCAGCGCAAATAAAAGAATTATTCGAAAATGGAATGACAACAATTCGTTTAAACTTTTCACATGGTGATTTTGAAGAACAAGGTTACAGAATTGCTGGAGCTAAAAAAGTTAGAGAAGAATTAGGAAAACCAGTTTCTATTTTATTAGATACAAAAGGACCAGAAATTCGTGTTGGTAAATTTGTAGATGGAAAACAAGAAGTAAATGCTAACCAACCAATTACTATTTACACAGATGCTGAATCATTTAAAAATAAAGAATGTTTATCAGGAGAAATGACTGTTGCTTATGACATGTCAGTTGACTTAAAAATTGGAGATACAATTTTAATTGATGATGGTAAATTAGAAATGACAGTTGAAGAAGTTAAACCAGGTATTGTTAAAGCAATAGCTTTCAATAGCCACTTAGTTAAAACAAACAAACGTGTAAACTTACCAGGTGTTGATTTCTCAATGCCATTCTTAGCTGAAAAAGATATTAATGATATTAAATATGGAGTTGAGCAAGGTGTTGATTATATCGCTGCATCATTTGTTAACTCTGCAGAAAACGTAAAAGAAATCCGTGATATTTTAGCAGAAGCTAATGGATCAGATATTCAAATTATTTCAAAAATTGAATCACAAGTTGGAATTGACAACATTGATGCAATTATTGAAGCTTCTGATGGAATTATGATTGCTCGTGGAGATTTAGGGTTAGAAATCCCTTACTATGACGTACCATACTGAGAAAAAATTATTATTAGAAAATGTCGTGAAGCTGGTAAAGTTGTTATCGTTGCTACTCAAATGTTAGAAACTATGACAGAAAACCCAGCGCCTACAAGAGCAGAAGTAACTGACGTTTATTTCGCTACTGAATTAGGAGCAGATGCAACTATGTTATCTGGAGAATCAGCTGCTGGAGACTACCCATTTATTACTGTTAATACAATGGCTACAATTAACAAACGCGCTGAAATTGAATTCTACAAAAAAGCTTACTACCAAACTCAATTAGAAAATGCTAAAAAAACTACAAGTGGTCCACGTGCAGATATCGCAATGGATTTAGCAGAAAGAACTCGTGATGGACAATATGAATTTGCTGTTGTTTTATCAAGAACTGGAGCTTTATTAAAAACAATTTCAAAATTTAGACCAAACGTAACTATTTTAGGAGTTAGTGAATCAGAAAGATTATGAACTGCATTCGGTGTATGACATTCAATCTTTATGAATAAAACAGCTAACTTATTAGAATTAGAAGAAAACAATACTGAAATCTCAAAAATTGCTAAATTATGAGGAGCAAAAGAAGGATCAAAAATCTTAGTTGTAAGAAACAAAGATATTCGTGAAATCACTGTTGCTTAA